Proteins encoded within one genomic window of Streptomyces sp. NBC_01314:
- a CDS encoding GntR family transcriptional regulator encodes MIEFDPTRPKWVQIADVLRKRIASGQYPPQTMISEVRLEQEFGVARTTVRKVTAALRADGLITTTPGMGSFVAERPPAAGDAPTG; translated from the coding sequence GTGATCGAGTTTGACCCCACCAGGCCCAAGTGGGTCCAGATCGCCGACGTGCTCCGTAAGCGGATCGCGAGCGGCCAGTACCCGCCCCAAACGATGATCTCCGAAGTGCGACTGGAGCAGGAGTTCGGCGTGGCGCGAACGACCGTTCGCAAGGTGACGGCCGCCCTGCGAGCGGACGGCCTGATCACCACGACCCCGGGCATGGGCTCCTTCGTCGCCGAAAGGCCCCCTGCCGCAGGTGACGCCCCCACGGGCTAA